Sequence from the Cuniculiplasma divulgatum genome:
TGGAATCGTGCACCTTTGTCCAGTGATACCAGGAACCGGCCTGCTTTGGGAAAGGCAGATAATCCTTCCTTCCGTTGTACTGAACCTCGAAGAATCCTTCAGGAATGTCTATGTTGGGTGTTCCGTATTCGCCCATTGTCCCAAGCTTCAGTATATGTGCATGGGGCACAACATCTTTTATGGCATAAATGAGGTTCAGGGTGCTGACTATGTTCTTAACCATGGTCTGCGTCGCCTGCCTGAGGCCGATCATGGAATAAGGTGCAGACCTCTGCTCTGCAAGATGCACAACAACATCAGGCTTCTCCTTCTTCACGGCGTCTATGACCACGGAAGGGTTTGCAACGTCGCCCCTGTAGAAATTTATTCTTGCGCCGGTTTTCTCACGCACGGCAGATATCCTCTTCTGCATGGTTGAGATTGGAATCACGGAATCAGAATTGACCTCCCTGACCCGTCTCCTGGTGAAGAAGTTGTCAATTCCAGAGACCTCGTTTCCCTTCTCTATCTCCCTGAGGGCCAGGGGCCAGCCGATGTAACCGTCAATTCCCAGTATCATTACCTTCATATGCAGCCGTAGTGGAAATGCGGATAAAAATGTTTGACACACTTGCAAATTGCAGCAGGAAACACATGCTGCCGGGACAGGGGCTGCCATGTATCACTAAGTTAATGTGCTTCTCATTATAACTCCCCCATTGAGTTCACCGTTACTTGATTTTGTTAGCATATTCGTGAGGCTGTTCGTGGTCATTGATCCCTTTGGATCACTTGTCCTCTTTGTGGCAATGACAGGCACAACCGATACGAAAACCAGGCGGACCATAACCAATGATGCTGTGGTCTACGGCGGCCTCATCCTGCTCTTCTTCGCCATACTGGGATCATACATCCTGAGCTTCTTCGGCATATCCATTGAGGCCCTTGAGATAGCTGGCGGGCTCATACTGTTAATCATGGGTATTGAGATGGTGAGGGAGGGGGACAGGCCGAAATCAATGGGTGGAGGACAGGTCCAGGAGGATATAGGGATCGTTCCATTTGCCACTCCATTCATAGCCGGCCCCGGTGCCATATCACTGGTCATCATACTCATGAAGGGAGCAGTTTTCACCAATCCGCTGAATGACCTCTTCACCATTGTGGCGCTTGCACTGGTGATGCTCATAATTTACATATTCTTCACATTCTCGTCCAGGATAACCAGGGTCCTTGGTGACAAGGTTCTGAAGGCCCTGACAAGGATATTTGGATTGCTGGTGGCGGGCTTTGCCATACAGTACTTCATAAATGCCATAATAGCACTTGGCGTCATACACTGATGGAGGGTGGGAACCGGCAATCTCAGATTGCCGAGAGGTTCTGTATTGCCATGTATATGCCAACCACCACAATTATCACTGCGAATATTTTCCTCAGGAGGGTCTTGTTCATTCCTGATGATATCCTTGCTCCTGCCATGCCTCCGAATATGCCTCCCACCACATACAGAACTGCGATGGGTATGATTATCTGACCTGCTATGCCGTACCTTATGGCGGTGACCATCCCGAATGTGCCAACAGCCAGAAGGGAAGTGCCAACTGCCCTGTTCATGTTAAGGTTGGAGGAATAGAGTATTGATGGTACAATAAGGAAACCGCCGCCTATACCGAAAAACCCTGATGCAAAGCCTGCCAGAACGCCGAAAGAACTCACCTTTGCATCGCTGCTTTTCTCCACCTTGGTCTGGCCGGAAACGTCCTCATTCGCCTTCCTGCACTTTGTCAGGAATATGTACAGGCCTATTCCCATCATCATGAACGAAAACAGAAACAGCAGAAGGTTACCCTTCGTCAGCAGGCCCAGAGTGGTACCTATGAGTACACCGATGACACCCATAACTGAGAAGATCAGGCCCACCCTGAGATTTATGTTGTGCCTTCTCCAGTGGCTTATGGAATTGATATATGAATTTATTCCAACAGCAAGGGCGGTTGTGCCTATGACCACATGGGGATCATTAATGCCCACAAAATAGAGGAGCAGCGGTATTGCCAGGATTGATCCTCCACCACCGATGAGCCCGAGCGAAAAGCCCACAAGCACTCCGGAAATCACGGAATACAGATATTGAATAATTGTGATTATCATGCTGAACCTCCGGACTGCAATTTACTGAAAAGTTTGCCCGGCGAGCTCTGGTTGCATGGAGATTCATTATCATGATTTTCCATAATATTTCATCTCTATGAAAATTACTCACCCGTATTTAAATATGTTCCCTGATAAAACTGCTGATATAAACTTGGAAAAATCAGTGCAATAAAGATGCTGGGAAAAAATTGAGGCGGGCACCGGCCGGTGGAATATGGCCGGATGATGCTGCCTTCATTCGATGGTGAATTCCTTCCCGTTGAAGGGGAGGATCACTTCAAATTCAGAGAGATCGTCCAGAAGCTTCTCCCTGCTTTCCCCATGGCAGAGGATTATCTTTTCAGGGCTTACTGCCTTGGCAAATGAGATAAGATCATCATGGCCGGCGTGGGCGG
This genomic interval carries:
- a CDS encoding MarC family protein translates to MSSPLLDFVSIFVRLFVVIDPFGSLVLFVAMTGTTDTKTRRTITNDAVVYGGLILLFFAILGSYILSFFGISIEALEIAGGLILLIMGIEMVREGDRPKSMGGGQVQEDIGIVPFATPFIAGPGAISLVIILMKGAVFTNPLNDLFTIVALALVMLIIYIFFTFSSRITRVLGDKVLKALTRIFGLLVAGFAIQYFINAIIALGVIH
- a CDS encoding sulfite exporter TauE/SafE family protein — translated: MIITIIQYLYSVISGVLVGFSLGLIGGGGSILAIPLLLYFVGINDPHVVIGTTALAVGINSYINSISHWRRHNINLRVGLIFSVMGVIGVLIGTTLGLLTKGNLLLFLFSFMMMGIGLYIFLTKCRKANEDVSGQTKVEKSSDAKVSSFGVLAGFASGFFGIGGGFLIVPSILYSSNLNMNRAVGTSLLAVGTFGMVTAIRYGIAGQIIIPIAVLYVVGGIFGGMAGARISSGMNKTLLRKIFAVIIVVVGIYMAIQNLSAI